The sequence below is a genomic window from Kitasatospora kifunensis.
CAGAGCCGGCGGCTGATCAGCCGGTCCCAGACCTGGGCGGGCGCGCCGAGCAGCTCGGGGTGGTCGGTCACCCGGAAGCAGCCGGACCCGGCCTCGGCCGCGACCGACGCCAGCAGCCCGGCGGCGGCCCCCGGCCAGACCTGCCCCGCGTGCAGCCGGGTGTGACCGAAGAGAAGCAGCTGCGGGTCCTGCGCCGCACTCACCTTTTCGGCCAGGGCCAGCAGCGCCCCGGGGTCGAGCACGTGGTCGCTGTCCAGGAAGAGCAGATACCGCCCAGTGGCCTGCGCCGCCCCCGCATTGCGACTGCGTCCCACGCCCACCGTGGCGTTGAGCCGCAGCACCGACACCCGCCCGTCCTGCGCCGCGTGCGGCACCCGGCTCGGGCAGTCGGGCGACGGGTCCGCCACCACGATGACCTCGAAGCCGCCGAAGGACTGCTCAAGGATCGAATCCAGGCAGTCGGCGAGCTGTCCTTGCAGGTCATAGGCGGGCAGGACGATGGAGATGAGGGGTGCGGGCATGGGCCAGAAGGTAGGCCGATGTCAGGTGCGCAGCAAGGCGCACGAGGTGACTAATCCGGCATTCCGTACGTTCCACCGGTCATGCACACCACACCCTCACCAGCCGCGCCAATCCCGTCCACCTCAGTCCCCACCCCTGCCCCAGCCGCCGCAATATTTCTCGGCCCGCCCGGCCCGCAGCCGTATTTGTTCGCCATTTCCCGGTCACTCGGGAATTTCTTCTGTCCTTTTTCCTCAGGCCTCCACCGGCAGTAGGGTTTTCGGATCCGTGAGAGTTTCCGGATCCGAAATTCACCAGCCCGCGCCACGAATGTTGCGAAGGACGCCCGAGTGACCATCTCCCCCGACCTCGACGGCGCCCGGCTGGCCCGCCTCGCCGAGGAGCACTCCACGCCGACCTGGGTCTACGACGCCCAGCACATCCGCGCCCAGATCGCCCGGCTGCGCAGCTTCGATGTGATCCGCTTCGCCCAGAAGGCCTGCTCCAACACGCATATCCTGCGGCTGATGCGAACCGAGGGCGTGCTCGTGGACGCCGTCTCCCAGGGCGAGTTGGAACGAGCGCTGACCGCCGGGTACGACGTCGCGGGCCCGAACGAGCCGGTGGTCTTCACCGCCGACCTGCTGGACCGCGCCACTCTGCGCCGCGTGGTCGAACTGGGCGTACCGGTCAACGCCGGCTCGCCGCAGATGCTCGACCAGGTGGGCGCCGCCAGCCCTGGCCACCGGGTCTGGATCCGGATCAACCCGGGCTTCGGGCACGGCCACAGCCGCAAGACCAACACCGGCGGCGAGCACAGCAAGCACGGTATCTGGCACGAACACCTGGCGCAGAGCCTGGAGTTGGTCGACCGCCACGGGCTGGACCTGATCGGCCTGCACATGCACATCGGCTCCGGTGTGGACTACGACCACCTGGAGGCGGTCTGCGAGAC
It includes:
- a CDS encoding glycosyltransferase family 2 protein, with amino-acid sequence MPAPLISIVLPAYDLQGQLADCLDSILEQSFGGFEVIVVADPSPDCPSRVPHAAQDGRVSVLRLNATVGVGRSRNAGAAQATGRYLLFLDSDHVLDPGALLALAEKVSAAQDPQLLLFGHTRLHAGQVWPGAAAGLLASVAAEAGSGCFRVTDHPELLGAPAQVWDRLISRRLWEDEALAFPEGEYEEVPVAYQALLAAERIVLLERELVQIRRRHTVHPTGSPGSSTFDLFDQYERSFELLDGRPEYDALRPQLFGRMIQHYLFVFDLAGCVSRAARPRFFHRAAEHYQRYLPAGFKRPGGRAGLKFSLLAGGAYSAFEVAKLSQIARTAVAGRGGRG